In the Desulfatirhabdium butyrativorans DSM 18734 genome, one interval contains:
- a CDS encoding type II toxin-antitoxin system YafQ family toxin — protein MKQLAWDTSFRKAFKRCTRNNPGLQDRILEVLDRLAEDPFYPSLKTHKLSGQLKGLWACWVEYDCRIVFAFEPDPDTGEEMIVLIDLGAHDEVY, from the coding sequence ATGAAACAGCTCGCTTGGGATACCAGTTTCCGGAAGGCGTTCAAACGGTGCACCCGCAACAATCCGGGCCTGCAGGACCGAATCCTTGAGGTTTTGGATAGGTTAGCAGAGGATCCATTTTATCCCTCGTTGAAGACCCATAAGTTGAGCGGGCAACTGAAGGGGCTGTGGGCCTGTTGGGTGGAATATGATTGCCGTATCGTCTTCGCTTTCGAGCCCGATCCGGATACTGGGGAAGAAATGATCGTGTTGATTGACTTGGGCGCACACGATGAAGTCTATTGA
- a CDS encoding ParB/RepB/Spo0J family partition protein, translating to MNYEKGKLYDLPLDALQADPNQPRKVMDPQALAELTTSITQMGVVQPIVFRLDEAGNTVIVAGERRVAAARAAGLSTVPGIFIEGNYAEVALVENVLRQDLTPVEEAEAMQALMSQQHYTQEQLGAIVGKAQNTLSEILSINRLPAEVRDDCRGNRAISRAALVTIAKKKQARGMVTAYQTLKEKLAKGKATRKAKGQKTAQDVIDAASQFGRKLTEVDASAWSDAEKSNYKAAIEALKTQLDEVLAALAAAATAPPASDATEGTKSTTSTRSSSRKKTG from the coding sequence ATGAACTACGAAAAAGGAAAACTCTACGACCTTCCGCTCGACGCCCTTCAGGCCGACCCGAACCAGCCCCGCAAGGTGATGGACCCGCAGGCCCTTGCAGAGCTCACCACCTCCATCACCCAGATGGGTGTTGTGCAGCCCATCGTTTTCCGCCTGGATGAGGCCGGAAACACCGTCATCGTGGCCGGCGAGCGCCGGGTGGCCGCAGCCCGGGCAGCCGGGCTTTCCACCGTTCCGGGCATTTTCATCGAGGGCAATTATGCCGAGGTGGCCCTCGTGGAAAACGTTCTCCGGCAAGACCTCACCCCTGTCGAAGAGGCCGAGGCCATGCAGGCCCTGATGAGCCAGCAGCACTACACCCAGGAGCAGCTTGGCGCCATCGTCGGAAAGGCCCAGAACACCCTGAGCGAAATCCTCAGCATCAACCGCCTGCCTGCGGAGGTGCGGGACGACTGCCGGGGAAACCGGGCCATTTCCCGTGCCGCCCTGGTGACCATCGCCAAAAAGAAGCAGGCCCGGGGCATGGTCACGGCCTACCAGACGCTCAAGGAAAAGCTCGCCAAGGGAAAGGCTACCCGCAAGGCCAAAGGCCAGAAAACCGCCCAGGATGTCATTGATGCAGCCTCCCAATTCGGCCGCAAGCTCACCGAAGTCGATGCCTCCGCCTGGTCCGATGCCGAAAAAAGCAACTATAAGGCGGCCATCGAAGCCCTGAAAACCCAGCTCGATGAAGTCCTTGCAGCCCTTGCCGCCGCAGCCACCGCTCCGCCCGCATCGGATGCAACGGAAGGCACCAAAAGCACCACAAGTACCAGAAGCAGTTCAAGGAAGAAGACGGGGTGA
- a CDS encoding four helix bundle protein, whose amino-acid sequence MGEEMAKGFKELVVWQKARDLAVEIYQITNQGKFKQDFGLIDQIRRAAVSVPSNIAEGDERNTDKESVRFLYIVPERKTRFGYNLSRRAGCFAMQRELV is encoded by the coding sequence ATGGGCGAGGAAATGGCAAAAGGGTTTAAAGAGTTGGTGGTATGGCAAAAAGCGAGAGATCTTGCCGTCGAGATTTATCAGATCACCAATCAAGGAAAGTTCAAGCAGGATTTTGGCTTGATCGATCAAATACGAAGGGCCGCTGTCAGTGTCCCGAGCAATATTGCCGAAGGCGATGAACGTAACACAGACAAAGAATCCGTCCGTTTTCTTTACATAGTGCCTGAACGGAAAACCCGTTTTGGGTACAACCTGAGCCGGAGGGCAGGCTGTTTTGCGATGCAGCGGGAACTTGTCTGA
- a CDS encoding PTS sugar transporter subunit IIA: protein MDTLFDALQEGRLIELPDNTKDHALQLLAHILEAIPSVPVGTDIVGLVMERERSTNTALGKGWACPHARVPFEEDLMCVVGWSPTGIDYGAPDSAPVLVIAMYLVPANQRNHYLKEVSLLAKALSTYPELEKLRSANDLNDVRNHLLDLISSTRETVGPDARARMIQLQARPAVSVLPTQDISNLIVEPVTVVSGAQFRPIVLTQSAALVDLLEKAPHLVDKIDAEGVMMIGGWRIVKRTASAYHGGRIVYDCLAMKIAGSGR from the coding sequence ATGGATACCCTTTTCGATGCCTTGCAGGAAGGCCGCTTGATCGAGCTTCCCGACAACACGAAAGACCATGCCCTGCAACTGCTGGCCCACATCCTCGAGGCCATTCCCTCGGTGCCCGTGGGAACGGACATCGTTGGGCTGGTCATGGAGCGGGAGCGATCCACCAACACGGCTCTCGGAAAAGGCTGGGCCTGCCCGCATGCGCGGGTGCCTTTCGAGGAGGACCTGATGTGCGTGGTCGGATGGAGCCCGACGGGGATCGATTACGGGGCCCCGGACAGCGCACCGGTTCTCGTGATCGCCATGTATCTGGTGCCCGCCAATCAGCGCAACCATTATCTGAAGGAAGTCTCGCTGCTGGCCAAGGCCCTCAGCACCTATCCGGAGTTGGAGAAACTGCGATCCGCCAACGATCTGAACGATGTCCGCAACCACCTGCTCGACCTGATCAGCTCGACCCGCGAAACCGTCGGACCGGATGCCCGCGCCCGGATGATCCAATTGCAGGCAAGACCTGCCGTGAGTGTGTTGCCCACGCAGGACATCTCCAACCTGATTGTGGAGCCGGTGACGGTGGTGTCGGGCGCGCAGTTTCGACCCATCGTTCTGACCCAGAGCGCTGCGCTCGTGGACCTGCTGGAGAAGGCCCCCCATCTGGTGGACAAGATCGATGCCGAAGGGGTGATGATGATCGGGGGCTGGCGCATCGTCAAGCGCACCGCCTCGGCCTACCACGGGGGCAGGATCGTTTACGACTGCCTGGCGATGAAGATTGCCGGTTCGGGGCGGTAG
- the mgtA gene encoding magnesium-translocating P-type ATPase encodes MSRKDDPRSSGRGIHGGPALSQQAENEREGRLLQLCRMPIRDVLHALETDTQGLSAEEAERRLEENGPNELAQQQQLSVWADLFHRCKSPLVIQLLIIAGVSALIGEWKSTIIVLVMVALSVGLSFLLDRRSNLAVEALGKRVQSRTLVLRDGQEAEIKISEVVVGDIVLMHAGSIVPADIRLLSAKDFFVSQSAFSGEAMAVEKNAELAPAEDTLIADLPNACFLGSTVTSGTARGVVLHTGVDTLFGAISARLQESGEETSFDQGIRSFTWLMIRFMVVMVAVVFCIVGLTKGNWIEALLFGLSVAVGLTPEMLPMIVTVNLAKGALTMAQRKVIVKRLPAIQNFGAIDILCTDKTGTLTQDRVVLERHVDITGHVSQDVLNYAYLNSYYQTGLRNLIDRAIVSHTDFDVETQCALVDELPFDFHRRRMSVVVDYEGDYVLICKGAVEEIYSCCTHYQIGDEVYPLIDMIRADLFEEVERLNSDGFRVLGIAYREFPRDRKSFSTADESQLILLGYIAFFDPPKVSATEALKLLKHVGVHVKVLTGDNALVTQKVCRDVELDVDGMIGGPELARMSGDDFAETVRRMNVFVKLTPSQKEQIVRSLRMDGHVVGFMGDGINDAPALKAADVGVSVDSAVDVAKEAADIVLLEKSLLVLEEGIVEGRKVFANIVKYIRMGASSNFGNMFSVLGASYLLPFLPMQPIQILTNNLLYDFSQTGIPTDHVDEEWIAKPLKWNIENIKRFMILIGPISSIFDYATFALMWYFFRCSAWDNPLTGPDQKIWLEQLFQTGWFVESLMTQTLIVHIIRTWKIPFFHSRASASMTFTTLGIMAIGAWLPYSPFAPSLGMVPLPGIYWAWIFVFLGAYALITHNVKKWFYKRYGGN; translated from the coding sequence GTGAGCCGCAAAGACGATCCCCGTTCCTCCGGTCGCGGAATACACGGCGGTCCTGCGCTTTCCCAGCAGGCGGAGAACGAACGGGAAGGCCGGTTGCTGCAGTTGTGCCGCATGCCGATCCGGGACGTGCTGCATGCGCTCGAAACCGATACGCAGGGTTTGAGCGCCGAGGAGGCGGAAAGGCGTCTCGAAGAAAACGGCCCGAACGAGCTGGCCCAGCAGCAGCAGCTCAGCGTGTGGGCCGATCTCTTTCACCGGTGCAAGAGCCCCCTGGTGATCCAGTTGCTGATCATCGCAGGTGTCTCGGCCCTGATCGGCGAGTGGAAATCCACCATCATTGTGCTGGTCATGGTCGCCCTGAGCGTCGGATTGTCCTTCCTGCTGGATCGCCGGTCGAATCTGGCCGTCGAGGCGCTCGGAAAGCGCGTGCAATCCCGGACGCTGGTTCTGCGGGATGGCCAGGAGGCGGAGATCAAGATTTCCGAGGTGGTTGTCGGCGACATCGTTCTGATGCATGCCGGATCGATCGTGCCGGCGGATATCCGCCTGCTGAGCGCCAAGGACTTTTTCGTCAGCCAATCGGCGTTTTCGGGCGAGGCGATGGCCGTCGAAAAGAATGCGGAGCTGGCGCCCGCGGAAGACACCCTGATTGCTGATCTTCCCAATGCCTGCTTTCTGGGCAGCACCGTCACCAGCGGTACGGCGCGGGGGGTTGTGCTCCATACCGGCGTGGACACCCTTTTTGGCGCCATTTCCGCCAGACTGCAGGAGAGCGGGGAAGAGACCAGTTTCGATCAGGGCATCCGCTCCTTCACCTGGCTGATGATCCGTTTCATGGTGGTCATGGTGGCCGTGGTGTTCTGCATCGTCGGGCTGACCAAGGGCAACTGGATCGAGGCGCTCCTGTTCGGGCTCTCCGTCGCCGTCGGTCTCACGCCGGAAATGCTGCCGATGATCGTCACCGTCAATCTGGCCAAGGGCGCGCTGACCATGGCCCAACGGAAAGTCATCGTCAAGCGGCTTCCCGCCATCCAGAATTTCGGTGCCATCGACATCCTGTGCACCGACAAGACCGGGACCCTGACCCAGGATCGGGTGGTTCTGGAGCGCCATGTGGACATCACGGGGCACGTGAGCCAGGATGTGCTCAATTACGCCTATCTCAACAGCTATTACCAGACCGGTCTGCGCAACCTCATCGACCGGGCCATCGTTTCCCACACCGATTTCGATGTCGAAACCCAATGCGCGCTCGTGGACGAGCTGCCCTTCGATTTTCACCGGCGGCGCATGTCCGTCGTGGTGGACTATGAAGGGGACTATGTGCTGATCTGCAAGGGCGCCGTGGAGGAAATCTATTCCTGCTGCACCCATTACCAGATCGGGGATGAAGTCTATCCGCTGATCGACATGATCCGGGCCGATCTCTTCGAGGAAGTGGAGCGGCTCAACAGCGACGGCTTCCGGGTGCTGGGGATCGCCTACCGGGAATTTCCCAGAGACCGGAAATCCTTCTCGACCGCGGATGAAAGCCAGTTGATCCTGCTCGGGTACATCGCGTTTTTCGATCCGCCGAAGGTTTCGGCGACCGAAGCCCTGAAATTGCTGAAGCATGTCGGTGTGCACGTCAAGGTGCTGACCGGAGACAACGCGCTGGTGACGCAGAAAGTGTGCCGGGACGTCGAGCTCGATGTCGACGGCATGATCGGCGGTCCGGAGCTGGCCCGGATGAGCGGGGACGATTTTGCGGAAACCGTCCGGCGGATGAATGTCTTTGTCAAGCTCACCCCGTCGCAGAAGGAGCAGATCGTCCGCAGCCTCCGGATGGATGGGCACGTGGTCGGTTTCATGGGAGACGGCATCAACGATGCGCCGGCGCTGAAGGCTGCGGATGTGGGGGTTTCGGTGGATTCGGCCGTGGATGTGGCCAAGGAGGCCGCCGACATCGTTCTGCTGGAAAAGAGCCTTCTCGTTCTGGAGGAAGGCATCGTGGAAGGCCGGAAGGTCTTCGCCAACATCGTGAAATACATCCGCATGGGCGCGAGCTCCAATTTCGGCAACATGTTCAGCGTGCTCGGCGCCAGTTATCTGCTGCCCTTCCTGCCGATGCAGCCCATCCAGATTCTCACCAACAACCTGCTCTATGATTTTTCCCAGACCGGCATCCCGACCGATCATGTAGACGAAGAATGGATCGCCAAGCCCCTGAAATGGAACATCGAGAACATCAAACGCTTCATGATCCTGATCGGCCCGATCAGCTCCATTTTCGACTACGCCACCTTCGCCCTGATGTGGTATTTCTTCCGCTGCAGCGCCTGGGACAATCCGCTGACCGGGCCGGACCAGAAAATCTGGCTGGAGCAATTGTTTCAAACCGGCTGGTTCGTCGAGTCGCTGATGACCCAGACCCTGATTGTCCATATCATCCGGACCTGGAAAATCCCGTTCTTCCACAGCCGCGCATCTGCTTCCATGACCTTCACGACGCTTGGGATCATGGCCATCGGCGCATGGCTGCCGTACTCTCCCTTTGCCCCGTCGCTGGGCATGGTGCCGCTGCCCGGCATTTACTGGGCATGGATTTTCGTGTTTCTGGGCGCCTATGCGCTCATCACGCACAATGTGAAAAAATGGTTCTACAAGCGTTACGGAGGTAACTGA